The Pseudomonas sp. FP2309 genome has a window encoding:
- a CDS encoding LysR substrate-binding domain-containing protein has product MFELTQLRCFTTVATELNFRRAAERLNMTQPPLSRQIQLLEHHLGVELFTRTTRSVALTAAGRAFFIEAQNLLERAQQAAVTARRFAEGDIGTVNISFVGSAVYEFLPKVIAEARLKQPHVKIDLSEMNTYQQYEALRARRIDLGIVRAPLLEPGYATECLVREPFVLAVPSGHRLAHAQTVSVQDLDAQPFLMYAHAAYPPFNELLTGLLRSARVAPEYVQWLGSSLTILALVNAGMGLALVPRCASSVVFKNVVFRDIDLGEGAQSELHLIWREDNDNPAFGMLLEGIRNAVREGWG; this is encoded by the coding sequence ATGTTCGAACTCACCCAACTGCGTTGCTTTACCACCGTGGCCACCGAGCTGAATTTTCGTCGCGCCGCCGAACGTTTGAACATGACCCAGCCACCGCTGAGTCGGCAGATCCAGTTGCTCGAGCATCACTTGGGGGTGGAGCTGTTTACGCGCACCACCCGCAGCGTCGCGCTCACCGCCGCCGGGCGCGCCTTTTTCATCGAAGCCCAGAACCTGCTGGAGCGCGCCCAGCAAGCGGCCGTCACTGCGAGGCGCTTTGCCGAAGGCGATATCGGCACGGTCAATATCAGCTTCGTCGGCAGCGCGGTGTATGAGTTCTTGCCCAAGGTCATCGCCGAGGCACGGCTCAAACAACCCCACGTCAAGATCGACCTGTCAGAGATGAACACCTACCAGCAATACGAAGCCCTGCGCGCCCGGCGCATCGACCTCGGCATCGTCCGCGCGCCGCTGCTGGAACCGGGTTACGCCACCGAATGCCTGGTGCGCGAGCCGTTTGTGCTGGCGGTGCCGAGCGGGCATCGACTGGCCCATGCACAAACGGTCAGCGTGCAAGACCTGGATGCCCAGCCCTTCCTGATGTACGCCCACGCCGCCTACCCGCCGTTCAATGAGCTGCTCACCGGCCTGCTGCGCTCAGCCCGCGTAGCCCCGGAATACGTGCAGTGGCTGGGTTCGTCTCTGACCATCCTGGCGCTGGTCAACGCCGGCATGGGCCTGGCCCTGGTGCCCCGCTGCGCCAGCAGTGTGGTGTTCAAGAACGTGGTGTTCCGCGACATCGACCTGGGCGAAGGCGCGCAGAGCGAGTTGCACCTGATCTGGCGCGAAGACAATGACAATCCGGCGTTTGGGATGTTGCTGGAGGGGATTCGCAATGCGGTGCGCGAGGGATGGGGTTGA
- a CDS encoding glucarate dehydratase family protein, whose protein sequence is MKIVRVTVTPIAFRDPPLLNASGIHEPFALRSIIEIESDTGYIGLGESYGDAPALAIQQQVQSQLIGLDPFNLNQLRAIVQATVAAHKPASIAGAELAPGSHASKAVSNAYSAFEVAFLDLQAHALNVPLVDLLGGAVRDRIPFSAYLFFKYAEHIDSPYKPDSWGEALNEEQIVAQARRMLETYGFKSIKLKAGALQPEHEVACIKALKKAFPDVPLRIDPNGNWSLETSIRMAELLGDDLQYYEDPTPGLAGMAELHTRTGLPLATNMVVTDFDEFRRSVALNSVQIVLADHHYWGGLRDTQVLAKMCQTFGLGVSMHSNSHLGISLMAMAHVAASVPNLDYACDTHYPWQEPDEEVIKGGKLPIVDGCVQITRAPGLGLELDHDQLGKLHDQYLSCGIRQRDDVKQMQRYQPDWKTVKPRF, encoded by the coding sequence TTGAAAATCGTCCGCGTCACCGTCACCCCGATTGCCTTCCGTGATCCGCCGTTGCTCAACGCCAGCGGCATCCATGAGCCTTTTGCACTGCGCTCGATCATCGAGATCGAAAGCGACACCGGCTACATCGGCCTCGGCGAAAGCTACGGCGATGCCCCGGCGCTGGCGATCCAGCAGCAGGTGCAGTCACAACTGATCGGGCTTGATCCGTTCAACCTCAACCAATTGCGCGCCATTGTGCAAGCCACGGTTGCCGCCCATAAACCGGCGAGCATTGCCGGCGCGGAACTGGCGCCGGGCTCCCACGCCAGTAAAGCGGTGAGCAACGCCTATTCGGCGTTCGAAGTGGCGTTTCTTGACCTGCAGGCACATGCGTTGAATGTGCCGCTGGTGGACCTGCTCGGCGGCGCGGTCCGCGACCGGATCCCGTTCAGCGCCTACTTGTTTTTCAAATACGCCGAGCACATCGATTCACCCTATAAGCCCGACAGCTGGGGCGAAGCCCTCAACGAAGAACAGATCGTCGCCCAGGCCCGGCGGATGCTCGAGACCTACGGTTTCAAAAGCATCAAGCTCAAGGCCGGTGCGCTGCAACCCGAACATGAGGTGGCGTGCATCAAAGCCTTGAAAAAAGCCTTCCCCGACGTGCCGCTGCGCATCGATCCGAACGGTAACTGGTCCTTGGAAACCTCGATCCGCATGGCCGAATTGCTCGGCGATGACCTGCAATACTACGAAGACCCGACCCCTGGCCTGGCCGGCATGGCCGAGCTGCACACACGCACCGGCTTGCCCCTGGCAACCAATATGGTCGTCACCGATTTTGACGAGTTTCGTCGCAGCGTGGCCTTGAACAGCGTGCAGATCGTGCTCGCCGACCACCATTACTGGGGCGGCCTGCGTGACACCCAGGTGCTGGCGAAAATGTGCCAGACCTTTGGCCTGGGCGTGTCGATGCACTCCAACTCACACTTGGGCATCAGCCTGATGGCCATGGCCCATGTGGCCGCCTCGGTGCCCAACCTCGACTACGCCTGCGACACCCACTACCCGTGGCAAGAACCGGATGAAGAAGTGATCAAGGGCGGCAAGTTACCGATCGTCGACGGCTGCGTGCAGATTACCCGCGCGCCAGGCCTGGGCCTGGAGCTGGACCATGACCAACTGGGCAAGCTGCACGATCAATACCTCAGTTGCGGCATTCGCCAGCGCGACGACGTAAAACAAATGCAGCGCTATCAACCGGACTGGAAAACCGTCAAACCGCGTTTCTGA
- a CDS encoding molybdopterin cofactor-binding domain-containing protein has translation MNTPELIPGVPLGEPINLSRRRFLASTAVGALVIGFGLPLGSGRVQAATTAERGTQVPAFLEIRPDGTVRLLSPFMEGGQGTHTAMAQIVGEELDADPATFIVEAAPPGDAYVVMDNGMRITGGSMSVRMSYPTMRRLGALARAMLLQAGAEQLGVPVSELTTQPGRVVHTASGRSLGYGELAGRALDMPVPDAASITLRDPSQFRWIGKPVKRVDAYDKSTGKALYSIDLKVDDMLHAAVQHAPRLGMTVGSLRNQAQVEAMKGVHSVHTLPGAVAVVAERWWHAKRAVEAIQVDWQEPSADSNVRVMPADFSSDGFRDFLAAQQGPARDDENEGDVAAALKGAKTQVEASYHNQYVNHAQLEPPSALARFNPDGTLDIWLPNQAPDMFRADIAKRTGLALERINLHSPLLGGFFGRHFLYDSASPYPQAIALAKAVGRPVKLIWSREEEFLRDVLRPVAVVKFRAALDADGLPVAIEAVSATEGPTEAIAGKQGDKIDPTALEGLSGKSYAIPNKRIAQIYVKGPAMLGYWRSVGNSLNDFFYEAFLDELADKGGRDPYELRLHLLRDNPRLSTLLKAVGELSGGWKRGPYTAEDGTRRARGVAMASPFGSHAAVIAEVSIEHGQVKVHHIWEAIDPGSIVNPAIVEAQVNGAVALGLSQTLLEEAVYVDGKPRARNYDLYPILPPSRMAQVHVKIVESGEKMGGIGEPPLPAVAPAVVNAVAQLTGQRIRSLPLSRHTFS, from the coding sequence ATGAACACGCCTGAACTCATCCCTGGCGTGCCGTTGGGCGAGCCGATCAACCTGTCCCGTCGACGTTTCCTGGCCAGCACCGCCGTGGGTGCGCTGGTCATCGGTTTTGGTCTGCCGCTCGGCTCCGGCCGGGTACAGGCGGCCACCACCGCAGAGCGCGGCACCCAAGTGCCGGCATTTTTGGAGATCCGCCCCGACGGCACCGTACGCCTGCTCAGCCCCTTCATGGAAGGCGGCCAGGGCACCCACACCGCCATGGCGCAGATCGTCGGCGAAGAGCTGGATGCCGACCCCGCCACGTTTATCGTCGAAGCCGCGCCGCCGGGTGATGCCTACGTGGTGATGGACAACGGCATGCGCATCACCGGCGGCAGCATGTCGGTGCGCATGAGCTACCCGACCATGCGCCGCCTGGGCGCCCTCGCCCGCGCCATGTTGCTGCAGGCCGGTGCCGAACAGCTCGGTGTGCCAGTGAGCGAACTGACCACCCAACCGGGTCGCGTGGTGCACACCGCGTCCGGGCGTTCCCTGGGGTATGGCGAGCTGGCCGGCCGCGCCCTGGACATGCCGGTGCCGGATGCCGCGAGCATTACCCTGCGCGACCCGAGCCAGTTCCGCTGGATCGGCAAGCCGGTCAAACGCGTGGACGCTTACGACAAATCCACCGGCAAGGCGCTGTACAGCATCGACCTGAAAGTCGACGACATGCTCCACGCCGCCGTGCAGCACGCGCCGCGCCTGGGCATGACCGTGGGCAGCCTGCGCAATCAGGCCCAGGTCGAAGCCATGAAAGGCGTGCATTCGGTGCATACATTGCCCGGCGCAGTGGCCGTGGTGGCCGAACGCTGGTGGCATGCCAAGCGCGCGGTAGAGGCGATCCAGGTCGACTGGCAGGAGCCCAGCGCCGATTCGAACGTACGCGTCATGCCCGCTGACTTTTCCAGCGATGGCTTTCGCGACTTTCTCGCGGCCCAGCAAGGCCCGGCCCGTGACGACGAAAACGAAGGCGATGTGGCGGCCGCGCTCAAAGGCGCCAAAACCCAGGTCGAAGCCAGCTACCACAACCAATACGTCAACCATGCACAACTGGAGCCGCCGTCGGCCCTGGCGCGCTTCAACCCTGACGGCACACTGGACATCTGGTTACCCAACCAGGCCCCGGACATGTTCCGCGCCGACATCGCCAAACGCACCGGCCTGGCCCTTGAGCGCATCAACCTGCACTCGCCGTTGCTCGGCGGTTTTTTCGGCCGGCATTTCCTGTACGACTCGGCCAGTCCGTACCCGCAGGCCATCGCGCTGGCCAAGGCAGTGGGGCGTCCGGTCAAGTTGATCTGGAGCCGTGAAGAAGAGTTCCTGCGCGACGTGCTGCGCCCGGTAGCCGTGGTGAAGTTCCGCGCGGCACTGGATGCCGACGGCCTGCCGGTGGCCATCGAAGCGGTGAGCGCCACCGAAGGCCCCACCGAAGCCATCGCCGGTAAACAGGGCGATAAAATCGACCCGACCGCCCTTGAAGGGTTGTCAGGCAAGAGCTACGCGATCCCCAACAAACGCATCGCGCAGATCTACGTCAAAGGCCCGGCCATGCTCGGTTACTGGCGTTCGGTGGGCAATTCGCTCAATGACTTTTTCTATGAAGCGTTCCTCGACGAGTTGGCGGACAAGGGCGGTCGCGATCCCTACGAGCTGCGCCTGCACCTGCTGCGCGACAACCCGCGCCTGAGCACCTTGCTCAAGGCGGTGGGCGAGTTGTCCGGCGGCTGGAAGCGTGGCCCCTATACCGCCGAAGACGGCACACGGCGCGCCCGGGGCGTGGCCATGGCCTCGCCGTTCGGCTCCCACGCGGCGGTGATCGCCGAAGTGTCGATTGAACACGGCCAGGTCAAGGTGCATCACATCTGGGAGGCCATCGACCCCGGCAGCATCGTCAACCCGGCGATTGTCGAGGCGCAGGTCAATGGCGCCGTGGCCTTGGGCTTATCGCAAACCTTGTTGGAAGAAGCGGTGTACGTGGACGGCAAACCACGGGCGCGCAACTACGACCTTTACCCGATCCTGCCGCCGTCACGCATGGCACAGGTGCACGTAAAAATCGTCGAGAGTGGCGAAAAAATGGGCGGTATTGGTGAGCCGCCGCTGCCCGCCGTGGCGCCGGCGGTGGTCAATGCGGTGGCGCAGTTGACCGGCCAGCGTATTCGTAGCCTGCCCCTGAGCCGACACACTTTCAGCTAA
- a CDS encoding SDR family oxidoreductase — translation MSSSKTVLITGASTGIGATYAARFAQRGHNLVLVARDKGRLDALATRLREQHNVNVDVIQADLTQTRDLNTVETRLRDDAAIGILINNAGAAQSGSFVEQSTDSVAQLVALNTTALVRLASAIAPRLAQAGDGAIINIGSVVGLAPEFGMTVYGATKAFVLFLSQGLSLELAPKGVYVQAVLPAATRTEIWDRAGIDINTLSDVMEVGDLVDAALVGFDRREPVTIPPLQDGARWDALQGARQGLLSQIKQSDVAERYLVNV, via the coding sequence ATGAGCAGCTCCAAGACCGTTCTTATCACTGGTGCCTCCACCGGCATCGGCGCCACCTACGCCGCGCGGTTTGCCCAGCGTGGCCACAACCTGGTGCTGGTGGCTCGCGACAAAGGTCGGCTCGACGCATTGGCCACCCGGTTACGCGAGCAACACAACGTCAACGTCGATGTGATCCAGGCCGACCTGACCCAAACCCGCGACCTGAACACCGTGGAAACCCGCCTGCGCGATGACGCCGCCATCGGCATCCTGATCAACAACGCAGGCGCCGCGCAGTCCGGCAGCTTTGTCGAGCAATCCACCGACAGCGTGGCGCAGTTGGTCGCGCTCAACACCACCGCCCTGGTGCGCCTGGCCAGCGCCATTGCCCCACGTCTGGCCCAGGCCGGCGACGGCGCGATTATCAACATCGGCTCGGTGGTGGGCCTGGCGCCGGAGTTCGGCATGACCGTCTACGGCGCGACCAAGGCATTTGTGCTGTTCCTGTCCCAGGGCTTGAGCCTGGAACTGGCGCCCAAAGGCGTCTATGTGCAAGCCGTGCTGCCGGCCGCCACGCGCACCGAGATCTGGGACCGCGCGGGCATCGACATCAATACCCTCAGTGACGTCATGGAAGTGGGCGACCTGGTCGACGCGGCACTGGTCGGCTTCGACCGTCGCGAGCCGGTGACCATTCCACCACTGCAGGACGGCGCCCGTTGGGATGCCCTGCAGGGCGCGCGCCAGGGCCTGCTTTCGCAGATCAAGCAATCCGACGTGGCCGAGCGTTATCTGGTCAACGTGTAA
- a CDS encoding (2Fe-2S)-binding protein produces the protein MELRINNKAYQVDADADTPLLWVIRDDLGLTGTKYGCGLAQCGACSVLVDGNVVRSCVTPVAGVVGREITTIEAIEADEVGKRVVSAWVEHQVAQCGYCQSGQVMAATALLKHTPAPTKDQIDAAMVNLCRCGTYNAIHTAMYDLAAGKETA, from the coding sequence ATGGAATTACGTATCAACAATAAGGCCTATCAGGTCGATGCCGACGCGGACACGCCCTTGCTGTGGGTGATTCGCGATGATCTGGGCCTGACCGGCACCAAGTACGGCTGTGGCCTGGCCCAGTGCGGCGCGTGTTCCGTGCTCGTGGACGGCAATGTGGTGCGTTCGTGCGTGACCCCGGTAGCCGGCGTGGTCGGGCGCGAAATCACCACCATTGAAGCCATCGAGGCCGATGAGGTGGGCAAACGCGTGGTCAGCGCCTGGGTCGAGCACCAAGTGGCGCAATGCGGTTATTGCCAGTCCGGGCAGGTGATGGCGGCCACCGCGCTGCTCAAGCACACCCCCGCCCCCACCAAGGACCAGATCGACGCGGCGATGGTCAACCTGTGCCGTTGCGGCACCTACAACGCCATCCATACCGCCATGTATGACCTGGCAGCCGGGAAGGAGACCGCCTGA
- a CDS encoding MFS transporter translates to MDTLQSPPDPTVLARAAAKVKRHVLPLFVVMFIVNYIDRVNIGFVRSHLETDLGIGAAAYGLGAGLFFIGYAIFEVPSNLLLQRYGARAWLTRIMFTWGTAAMAMAFVQGETSFYVLRFILGAAEAGFFPGIIYYFTQWLPASERGKAMAIFLSGSAIASVISGPVSGALLNVSGLSLHGWQWMFLIEGFASIVLCGFVWFWLQSHPRQAAWLSEEEKHALVSAIALEQQAREASQSVRPSMFKLLADKQIALFCFIYFSIALTIYGATFWLPSMIKKMGNLGDFQVGLFNSIPWLISIVAMYGFASLASKWKHQQAWVSLMLVIAAFGMFMSTTGGPVFAFVAICFAAIGFKAASALFWPIPQGYLDARIAAAVIALINSVGNLGGFVAPTTFGLLEQSTGSIEGGLYGLAATSLVAAVVVFFARTAPRGGVPPTSTPSTHQPTLRPGPQGAAS, encoded by the coding sequence GTGGATACCCTCCAGAGTCCGCCAGACCCGACTGTGCTCGCTCGCGCAGCGGCCAAGGTCAAGCGCCATGTCCTGCCGCTGTTTGTGGTGATGTTCATCGTCAACTACATCGACCGGGTCAATATCGGCTTTGTACGCAGCCATTTGGAAACCGATCTGGGCATCGGCGCGGCGGCCTATGGCTTGGGCGCCGGGCTGTTCTTTATCGGCTATGCGATCTTCGAAGTGCCCTCCAACCTGCTGCTGCAGCGCTACGGCGCGCGGGCCTGGCTGACGCGCATCATGTTCACCTGGGGCACGGCGGCGATGGCCATGGCCTTTGTGCAGGGTGAAACCAGCTTCTACGTGCTGCGCTTTATCCTCGGTGCCGCCGAAGCCGGGTTTTTCCCCGGCATCATTTACTACTTCACCCAATGGTTGCCGGCCAGCGAGCGCGGCAAGGCCATGGCGATTTTCCTCAGCGGTTCGGCCATCGCCTCGGTGATCTCCGGGCCGGTGTCGGGCGCGTTGCTCAATGTCAGCGGGTTGAGCCTGCATGGCTGGCAGTGGATGTTCCTGATCGAAGGCTTTGCCTCCATCGTGCTCTGCGGGTTCGTGTGGTTCTGGTTGCAGTCCCATCCGCGCCAGGCCGCATGGCTCAGCGAGGAGGAAAAACACGCGCTAGTCAGTGCCATTGCGCTTGAGCAGCAGGCGCGCGAGGCGAGCCAGAGCGTGCGGCCGTCAATGTTCAAATTGCTCGCCGACAAACAGATCGCGCTGTTCTGCTTTATCTACTTCTCGATCGCGCTGACCATTTATGGCGCCACGTTCTGGCTGCCGAGCATGATCAAGAAGATGGGCAATCTGGGCGATTTCCAGGTGGGCTTGTTCAACTCCATTCCGTGGTTGATTTCCATCGTGGCCATGTACGGCTTTGCGTCCCTGGCCAGCAAGTGGAAACACCAGCAGGCGTGGGTCTCGCTGATGCTGGTGATCGCCGCATTCGGCATGTTCATGTCCACCACCGGCGGGCCGGTGTTTGCCTTCGTCGCCATTTGCTTTGCCGCGATCGGCTTCAAGGCGGCCTCGGCGCTGTTCTGGCCGATCCCCCAGGGTTACCTGGATGCGCGGATTGCGGCGGCGGTGATTGCGTTGATCAATTCGGTGGGCAACCTGGGCGGTTTCGTCGCGCCCACCACCTTTGGGCTGCTGGAACAGAGCACCGGCTCCATCGAGGGCGGGTTGTACGGCCTGGCCGCGACTTCGTTAGTCGCGGCGGTGGTGGTGTTTTTTGCCCGCACCGCACCACGAGGCGGTGTGCCGCCCACCTCGACACCTTCCACTCATCAACCCACCTTGCGTCCAGGTCCACAAGGAGCCGCCTCTTGA
- a CDS encoding AMP-binding protein, whose translation MTHPFLAARDFLLTHRTDYTTAVRDFRWPQLETFNWALDYFDVMAEGNSANALWIVEEDGSEQRYSFQQLAARSNQVANHLRALGVRRGERVLLMLGNDVALWETMLAAFKLGAVVIPATALLNPDDLRDRIERGQVRHLVVGAAHVDKFAGLGDGCTRVCVGAAPAGWVAHHAAFEHPQQFEADGRTLATDPMLLYFTSGTTSKPKMVLHSHQSYPVGHLSTMYWIGLQPGDLHLNISSPGWAKHAWSCLFAPWNAGACIFIHNVARFSAPALLGALARYGVTSLCAPPTVWRMLIQEDLGSHKARLSLRELVGAGEPLNPEIIEQIQQAWGLPLRDGFGQSETTALVGNTPGQWLKPGSMGRPLPGYQVALLDPDGLPASEGEVALPLEVRPLGLMLCYEDSPEKTAEVMRDGYYRTGDTAQIDSDGYITFVGRADDVFKASDYRISPFELESALIEHPAVMEVAVVPSPDPLRLAVPKAFLILAHDAPGSAELAAHILAFAREHLAPYKRVRRIEFVSELPKTISGKIRRVELRQMEVLRRQGQARGEHEHFEEDFS comes from the coding sequence ATGACGCATCCCTTCCTGGCCGCCCGGGATTTTCTCCTCACACACCGTACCGACTACACCACCGCCGTTCGCGACTTCCGCTGGCCACAGCTGGAGACGTTCAACTGGGCGCTGGACTATTTCGATGTGATGGCCGAGGGCAATTCGGCCAACGCGTTGTGGATCGTCGAAGAGGACGGCAGCGAGCAGCGCTACAGCTTCCAGCAACTGGCGGCGCGCTCCAATCAGGTGGCCAACCATCTGCGCGCCCTTGGGGTACGCCGTGGCGAACGGGTGTTGTTGATGCTCGGCAACGATGTGGCACTGTGGGAAACCATGCTCGCCGCGTTCAAGCTGGGGGCGGTGGTGATTCCCGCCACGGCGCTGCTCAACCCGGATGATTTGCGCGACCGTATCGAGCGCGGCCAGGTGCGCCATCTGGTGGTCGGCGCGGCGCATGTCGACAAGTTCGCCGGCCTGGGCGATGGCTGCACGCGCGTCTGCGTGGGCGCGGCGCCTGCCGGTTGGGTCGCGCACCACGCCGCCTTCGAACACCCCCAGCAGTTCGAGGCCGATGGCCGCACCCTGGCCACCGACCCGATGCTGCTGTACTTCACCTCCGGCACCACCTCCAAACCAAAAATGGTCTTGCACAGCCACCAGAGCTACCCGGTGGGGCATCTGTCGACGATGTACTGGATCGGCCTGCAGCCCGGCGATCTGCACCTCAATATTTCCTCTCCCGGCTGGGCCAAGCATGCCTGGAGCTGCCTGTTCGCGCCGTGGAATGCCGGTGCGTGCATCTTTATCCATAACGTCGCGCGGTTCAGCGCGCCGGCACTGCTCGGCGCGCTGGCGCGTTACGGCGTGACCAGCCTGTGCGCCCCGCCTACCGTGTGGCGCATGCTGATCCAGGAAGACCTGGGCAGCCACAAGGCGCGCCTGAGCCTGCGCGAGCTGGTGGGGGCCGGCGAGCCGCTGAACCCGGAAATCATCGAGCAGATCCAGCAGGCCTGGGGCTTGCCGCTGCGCGATGGCTTCGGCCAATCGGAAACCACCGCGCTGGTCGGCAACACCCCCGGCCAGTGGCTCAAGCCGGGCTCCATGGGCCGTCCGCTGCCGGGCTACCAGGTCGCGCTGCTCGACCCCGACGGCCTGCCCGCCAGCGAAGGCGAAGTGGCCCTGCCCCTGGAGGTGCGTCCGCTTGGCCTGATGCTGTGCTACGAAGACAGCCCGGAAAAAACCGCCGAAGTAATGCGCGACGGCTATTACCGCACCGGCGATACCGCGCAGATCGACAGCGACGGCTACATCACCTTTGTTGGCCGTGCCGATGATGTGTTCAAGGCCTCCGACTACCGCATCAGCCCGTTCGAACTGGAGAGCGCGCTGATCGAACACCCGGCGGTGATGGAAGTGGCCGTGGTGCCCAGCCCGGATCCGCTGCGTCTGGCGGTGCCGAAAGCATTCCTGATCCTGGCCCACGACGCCCCCGGCAGTGCGGAGCTGGCCGCGCACATCCTCGCCTTTGCCCGTGAGCATCTGGCGCCATACAAACGGGTGCGGCGCATCGAGTTTGTGAGTGAACTGCCCAAGACCATTTCCGGGAAGATCCGCCGGGTGGAGCTGCGGCAGATGGAGGTGCTGCGGCGCCAGGGGCAGGCGCGCGGTGAGCACGAGCATTTCGAGGAGGATTTTTCCTGA
- a CDS encoding TetR/AcrR family transcriptional regulator — protein MKITKAQSAANRAHIVHTAAELFRERGYDGVGVAELMATAGFTQGGFYKHFGSKADLMAEAAQNSLAHSQTLAEGVDAEQFITRYVSREHRDDRGNGCTLAALCADAARQSDALKATFADGVEGTLAKLVANCPASADESAQDVRAKMLDTLAHAVGAIMLSRACPDDSPLADEILDVCRAEILTALRG, from the coding sequence ATGAAAATCACCAAGGCGCAATCGGCTGCCAACCGCGCGCATATCGTGCACACGGCGGCCGAGCTGTTTCGCGAGCGAGGCTATGACGGGGTGGGGGTAGCCGAGCTGATGGCCACCGCCGGTTTCACCCAGGGCGGCTTTTACAAGCACTTCGGGTCCAAGGCGGATTTGATGGCGGAGGCGGCGCAAAACAGCCTGGCGCACTCCCAGACGCTTGCCGAAGGGGTCGACGCGGAGCAGTTCATCACCCGGTATGTGTCCAGGGAACACCGCGACGACAGGGGCAACGGTTGCACCCTGGCCGCGTTGTGCGCCGACGCGGCGCGCCAGTCCGATGCGTTGAAGGCGACCTTTGCCGACGGCGTGGAAGGCACGCTGGCCAAGCTTGTGGCGAACTGCCCGGCGAGTGCCGATGAGTCCGCGCAAGACGTGCGCGCCAAAATGCTCGACACCCTGGCGCATGCCGTCGGCGCGATCATGCTGTCGCGGGCCTGCCCGGACGATTCGCCGTTGGCCGACGAAATCCTTGACGTGTGCCGCGCAGAGATCCTGACCGCCCTGCGCGGCTAG
- a CDS encoding cytochrome c, whose amino-acid sequence MNTRRFARTAGWLALPCVVAAGLLAWYVTRQPGTPFEQQQAAFDPALVSRGEYVARLSDCVACHSLPGKAPFAGGLEMATPLGAIHATNVTPDHSTGIGAYSLADFDRAVRHGVAPGGRRLYPAMPYPSYAKLSDDDIRAMYAFFMKGVQPANQPNIPSDIPWPLNMRWPIALWNGVFAPTTTYAADPNRDALWNRGAYIVQGPGHCGSCHTPRGLAFNEKALDESGKPFLAGALLDGWYAPSLRQDPNTGLGRWSEPEIAQFLKTGRNKHAVVYGSMTEAFNNSTQFMADDDLAAIARYLKSLPGDPQRDGTPWQYVSAEVRQDSPGAHTYATRCASCHGADGKGQPEWMPPLAGATSALAKETASAINITLNGSQRVVAAGVPDAYRMPAFREQLSDREIAEVLTFVRSTWGNQAGAVDAKAVGTLRGHTDPASSSPIILHMR is encoded by the coding sequence ATGAACACCCGTCGATTCGCAAGAACCGCAGGCTGGCTCGCGCTGCCCTGCGTGGTCGCCGCAGGCCTGCTGGCCTGGTACGTCACCCGTCAACCCGGCACACCGTTCGAACAGCAACAGGCCGCTTTCGACCCGGCCCTGGTCAGTCGCGGCGAATACGTCGCGCGCCTCAGCGACTGCGTGGCCTGTCACAGCCTGCCAGGCAAGGCACCGTTTGCCGGCGGGCTGGAGATGGCCACGCCGCTGGGGGCGATCCACGCCACCAACGTCACCCCGGACCACAGCACCGGCATCGGCGCCTACAGCCTGGCCGACTTTGACCGCGCGGTGCGCCATGGCGTGGCACCGGGCGGACGCCGGCTCTACCCGGCCATGCCCTACCCGTCCTACGCCAAGCTCAGCGATGACGATATACGGGCGATGTACGCGTTTTTCATGAAAGGCGTGCAACCGGCCAACCAGCCCAACATCCCCAGCGACATCCCGTGGCCGTTGAATATGCGCTGGCCCATCGCGCTGTGGAACGGCGTGTTCGCGCCGACCACCACTTACGCCGCCGACCCCAACAGAGATGCGCTGTGGAACCGTGGTGCCTACATCGTCCAAGGCCCCGGCCACTGCGGCAGTTGCCATACGCCGCGCGGCCTGGCGTTCAACGAGAAAGCCCTGGATGAATCCGGCAAGCCGTTCCTCGCCGGCGCCCTGCTCGACGGTTGGTATGCACCCAGCCTGCGCCAGGACCCCAACACTGGCCTGGGTCGCTGGAGCGAGCCGGAGATTGCGCAGTTCCTCAAGACCGGGCGTAACAAACACGCGGTGGTCTACGGCTCGATGACCGAGGCGTTCAACAACTCCACCCAGTTCATGGCCGACGACGATCTGGCTGCCATCGCCCGCTACCTCAAGTCACTGCCCGGCGACCCGCAGCGTGACGGTACCCCCTGGCAATACGTGAGCGCCGAGGTGCGCCAGGACAGCCCCGGCGCCCACACCTACGCCACCCGCTGCGCCTCTTGCCATGGCGCGGACGGCAAGGGTCAGCCCGAATGGATGCCACCGCTGGCCGGCGCCACCTCGGCCCTGGCCAAGGAAACCGCGTCGGCGATCAACATCACCCTCAACGGCTCCCAGCGCGTGGTGGCGGCGGGTGTGCCCGACGCGTATCGCATGCCGGCGTTCCGTGAGCAACTGTCCGACCGGGAGATCGCCGAGGTGCTGACGTTTGTGCGCAGCACCTGGGGCAATCAAGCTGGCGCGGTGGACGCGAAGGCGGTGGGCACGTTGCGTGGGCACACCGACCCGGCCAGCAGCAGCCCGATCATCCTGCATATGCGCTGA